Proteins encoded together in one Schumannella luteola window:
- a CDS encoding LmeA family phospholipid-binding protein — MTDPADRPAGAPADDGAPTPSAPAVSSPSLEPSTPPRARRRGRRILIGVIAAIVVVLVALVIVAETAGRSIAAGVVREKVVAALDQDPDSRVDVDLGGGSLVLQALSGQVDRVTVDLPDAKVAAVTGPLHLEASGVPIRGGGTADRVAATFTVDSEQAAGFSDYFRSAGFDSVTFAGDRARLGTSLSLLGQRIPVSVDVGVGAAGGALVFTPTTVDIAGSSIDLADVADSPFGGALAKYIGPKTYCVNEQLPNGIGLQSAVMKGGDVTLRFGGRDVALAGGSAKGACS, encoded by the coding sequence ATGACCGACCCCGCCGACCGTCCCGCGGGCGCGCCTGCCGATGACGGCGCACCGACCCCGTCCGCCCCGGCCGTGTCCTCCCCGAGCCTCGAGCCGTCGACGCCCCCGCGTGCGCGCCGTCGCGGCCGCCGCATCCTCATCGGAGTGATCGCCGCGATCGTGGTGGTGCTGGTCGCGCTCGTGATCGTCGCCGAGACCGCGGGGCGCTCGATCGCGGCCGGTGTCGTGCGCGAGAAGGTCGTCGCCGCGCTCGACCAGGATCCGGATTCGCGCGTCGACGTCGACCTCGGCGGCGGCTCGCTCGTGCTGCAGGCGCTCAGCGGGCAGGTCGACCGGGTGACGGTCGATCTGCCCGACGCGAAGGTCGCCGCGGTCACCGGGCCCCTGCACCTGGAGGCGAGCGGCGTGCCGATCCGCGGCGGCGGCACGGCCGACCGGGTGGCGGCGACCTTCACGGTCGACAGCGAGCAGGCGGCCGGGTTCTCGGACTACTTCCGCAGCGCCGGGTTCGACTCGGTGACCTTCGCGGGCGATCGCGCGCGGCTGGGCACCTCGCTGTCGCTGCTCGGCCAGCGCATCCCCGTGTCGGTGGATGTCGGTGTGGGCGCCGCGGGCGGGGCGCTCGTGTTCACGCCGACCACGGTCGACATCGCGGGCAGCTCGATCGATCTGGCCGACGTCGCCGACAGCCCTTTCGGCGGAGCGCTGGCGAAGTACATCGGGCCGAAGACCTACTGCGTGAACGAGCAGCTGCCGAACGGCATCGGCCTGCAGAGCGCGGTGATGAAGGGCGGCGACGTCACCCTGCGCTTCGGCGGGCGTGACGTCGCGCTGGCCGGCGGATCGGCGAAGGGCGCCTGCTCCTGA
- the lysA gene encoding diaminopimelate decarboxylase has protein sequence MTVNPLAPEWLAHPVDANELPNSIWPSSAMRDAAGRLHVGGVAATELAAQHGTPLYVVDETDARARAARIRSAFDSAFEKIGTTVGVYYAGKAFLSAAVARWMVEEGLRIDVCSGGEFAVALAAGVEPARVGFHGNNKSLAEIDLAVGRGVGALVLDSVVEIGRVAEAARRHGSVQAVRLRINSGVHASTHEYLATSREDQKFGIPIADAAAAVELIRAHESLEFLGLHSHIGSQIFESSGFGEAARRLLALHAELSVVAPVPELNIGGGFGIAYTTADEVTPIETIADELAAVVAAESARLGIPVPRIAIEPGRSIIGPAGVTLYEVGTIKDVRVGDGEDAAVRRYVSVDGGMSDNARPSLYGADYSVRLAGRASTAEPALVRLAGKHCESGDIVVQADYLPGDVTAGDLVAVPATGAYCWSLASNYNHLGRPAVVAVRDGSARVIVRGESIDDVLARDVDASPVELSATPSAAPSTTEKIA, from the coding sequence GTGACTGTGAACCCGCTCGCCCCGGAGTGGCTCGCCCACCCCGTCGATGCGAACGAGCTGCCCAACTCGATCTGGCCGTCGAGCGCGATGCGCGACGCAGCGGGCCGGCTCCACGTCGGCGGCGTCGCCGCGACCGAGCTCGCCGCCCAGCACGGAACCCCGCTCTACGTCGTCGACGAGACGGATGCGCGGGCACGCGCCGCTCGCATCCGATCCGCCTTCGACAGCGCGTTCGAGAAGATCGGCACGACCGTCGGCGTCTACTACGCGGGGAAGGCCTTCCTCAGCGCCGCCGTCGCGCGCTGGATGGTCGAGGAGGGGCTGCGCATCGACGTGTGCAGCGGCGGCGAGTTCGCCGTCGCCCTCGCGGCGGGCGTCGAGCCGGCTCGCGTCGGGTTCCATGGCAACAACAAGAGCCTCGCCGAGATCGACCTCGCGGTCGGTCGGGGCGTGGGCGCGCTCGTTCTCGACAGCGTCGTCGAGATCGGCCGTGTCGCCGAGGCGGCCCGCCGCCACGGCAGCGTGCAGGCGGTGCGCCTGCGCATCAACAGCGGCGTGCACGCCAGCACCCACGAGTACCTGGCGACCTCGCGCGAGGATCAGAAGTTCGGCATCCCGATCGCGGACGCCGCGGCGGCGGTCGAGCTGATCCGCGCACACGAGAGCCTCGAGTTCCTCGGCCTGCATTCGCACATCGGCTCGCAGATCTTCGAGTCGTCGGGTTTCGGCGAAGCGGCACGGCGGCTGCTCGCTCTGCACGCCGAGCTCTCCGTCGTCGCGCCCGTCCCCGAGCTCAACATCGGCGGCGGCTTCGGCATCGCCTACACGACCGCCGACGAGGTCACCCCGATCGAGACCATCGCCGACGAGCTCGCCGCGGTCGTCGCCGCGGAGAGCGCGCGCCTCGGCATCCCGGTGCCGCGCATCGCGATCGAGCCCGGCCGCTCGATCATCGGCCCGGCCGGCGTGACCCTCTACGAGGTCGGCACGATCAAGGACGTGCGCGTCGGCGACGGCGAGGATGCGGCGGTGCGCCGCTACGTCAGCGTCGACGGCGGCATGAGCGACAACGCCCGACCCTCGCTCTACGGCGCCGACTACTCCGTCCGTCTCGCGGGCCGCGCCTCGACCGCCGAGCCCGCGCTCGTGCGCCTCGCCGGCAAGCACTGCGAGTCGGGCGACATCGTCGTGCAGGCCGACTACCTGCCCGGCGACGTGACCGCCGGCGACCTCGTCGCCGTGCCCGCGACCGGCGCCTACTGCTGGTCGCTCGCCAGCAACTACAACCACCTCGGCCGCCCCGCCGTCGTCGCCGTGCGCGACGGCAGCGCGCGGGTGATCGTGCGCGGCGAGAGCATCGACGACGTGTTGGCGCGCGATGTCGACGCGAGTCCGGTCGAGCTCTCCGCCACCCCCTCAGCCGCCCCTTCGACGACAGAGAAGATCGCGTGA
- a CDS encoding homoserine dehydrogenase has protein sequence MIEYRNLRIALLGAGSVGSQVAALLLEHGDELAQRVGAGLELVGVAVRDPEKHRDSDIPFELFTTDAESLIVGADIVVEVMGGLSPARELITLAMTSGADVVTANKALLATHGPELFELAEQLGAQLYYEASVAAAIPIIRPLRESLAGDRIERIYGIVNGSTNYILDRMDADDLAAEDAQQIALELGYLEADPTLDVEGYDAAQKAAILASLAFHTTVPLESVHREGITNVTREQVRSAREAGFVVKLLAVCERLVDPTSGEEGVSVRVHPALVPRTHPLGAVHGGNNAVFLEAAAAGPLMFYGAGAGGLQTASAVLGDVVSAARRHVLGGPGVAESTHANLPVLPIAHVVTRYQVTLRVIDEPGVLAHVAGVFSRHDVSVETVQQSPFSGGTEPGSATATLVIVTHTATEAALTATVAELTASDAVTEVASVLRVEGI, from the coding sequence GTGATCGAATACCGCAACCTCCGCATCGCCCTCCTCGGGGCCGGCTCCGTCGGCTCCCAGGTGGCAGCCCTCCTGCTCGAGCACGGCGACGAGCTCGCCCAGCGCGTCGGCGCGGGCCTCGAGCTCGTGGGCGTCGCAGTGCGCGACCCGGAGAAGCATCGCGACTCCGACATCCCCTTCGAGCTGTTCACGACCGATGCCGAGTCACTCATCGTCGGCGCCGACATCGTCGTCGAGGTCATGGGCGGTCTCTCGCCGGCGCGTGAGCTCATCACCCTCGCGATGACGAGCGGCGCGGATGTCGTCACCGCCAACAAGGCGCTGCTCGCCACCCACGGCCCCGAGCTGTTCGAGCTCGCCGAGCAGCTCGGCGCCCAGCTCTACTACGAGGCCTCGGTCGCCGCGGCGATCCCGATCATCCGCCCGCTGCGCGAGAGCCTCGCGGGCGACCGCATCGAGCGCATCTACGGCATCGTCAACGGCTCGACCAACTACATCCTCGACCGCATGGACGCCGACGACCTCGCCGCCGAGGACGCGCAGCAGATCGCGCTCGAGCTCGGCTACCTCGAGGCCGACCCGACGCTCGACGTCGAGGGCTACGACGCCGCGCAGAAGGCCGCGATCCTCGCGAGCCTCGCCTTCCACACCACGGTGCCGCTCGAGTCGGTGCACCGCGAGGGCATCACGAACGTCACGCGCGAGCAGGTGCGCTCGGCCCGCGAGGCCGGCTTCGTCGTCAAGCTGCTCGCCGTCTGCGAGCGCCTCGTCGACCCGACCTCGGGGGAGGAGGGCGTGAGCGTGCGCGTGCACCCGGCGCTCGTTCCCCGCACGCATCCGCTCGGCGCGGTGCACGGCGGCAACAACGCCGTGTTCCTCGAGGCAGCGGCCGCCGGCCCGCTCATGTTCTACGGTGCGGGCGCCGGCGGGCTGCAGACCGCCTCGGCGGTGCTCGGCGACGTCGTCTCGGCGGCGCGCCGCCACGTGCTCGGCGGCCCGGGCGTCGCCGAGTCGACGCACGCGAACCTGCCCGTGCTGCCGATCGCGCACGTCGTCACCCGCTACCAGGTGACCCTGCGGGTGATCGACGAGCCCGGTGTGCTCGCCCACGTCGCGGGTGTCTTCAGCCGCCACGACGTCTCGGTCGAGACCGTGCAGCAGTCGCCGTTCTCCGGTGGCACGGAGCCCGGGTCCGCCACCGCTACCCTGGTGATCGTGACCCACACGGCCACCGAGGCGGCGCTGACCGCCACGGTCGCCGAGCTGACGGCCAGCGATGCCGTCACCGAGGTCGCCAGCGTGCTCCGAGTCGAAGGAATCTAG
- the thrC gene encoding threonine synthase, with protein MAHQWRGVVREYADRLDVSDSTPIISLGEGGTPLIPAPALSARTGARVWVKFEGMNPTGSFKDRGMTMAVTKAVEAGAKAIICASTGNTSASAAAYAAHAGITAAVLVPEGKISMGKMSQAVAHGASILQLRGNFDDCLDIARDLAANYPVHLVNSVNNDRIEGQKTAAFEVVEVLGDAPDFHFVPVGNAGNYTAYHRGYGEELARGAAGRKPRMFGFQAEGSAPIVRGEVVRDPETIASAIRIGNPASWELALAARDDSDGYFGSISDADILAAHRILSSEVGIFVEPASAISVAGLLERSAAGAIPKDATVVLTVTGHGLKDPQWALRAADGGEVSPTVVDVDLADVAGQLGLAANAPA; from the coding sequence ATGGCCCACCAGTGGCGCGGAGTCGTCCGCGAATACGCCGACCGTCTCGACGTCAGCGACTCGACCCCGATCATCTCGCTCGGCGAGGGCGGAACGCCGCTCATCCCGGCGCCGGCGCTGAGCGCCCGCACCGGCGCCCGCGTCTGGGTCAAGTTCGAGGGCATGAACCCGACCGGCTCCTTCAAGGACCGCGGCATGACGATGGCCGTCACGAAGGCCGTCGAAGCCGGCGCGAAGGCGATCATCTGCGCCTCGACCGGCAACACCTCCGCGTCGGCCGCCGCCTACGCGGCGCACGCGGGCATCACCGCCGCCGTGCTCGTGCCCGAGGGCAAGATCTCGATGGGCAAGATGAGCCAGGCCGTCGCGCACGGCGCCTCGATCCTGCAGCTGCGCGGCAACTTCGACGACTGCCTCGACATCGCCCGCGACCTCGCCGCCAACTACCCGGTGCACCTGGTCAACTCGGTCAACAACGACCGCATCGAGGGCCAGAAGACGGCCGCATTCGAGGTCGTCGAGGTGCTCGGGGATGCCCCCGACTTCCACTTCGTGCCCGTCGGCAACGCCGGCAACTACACCGCCTACCACCGCGGCTACGGCGAGGAGCTCGCCCGCGGCGCCGCCGGACGCAAGCCCCGCATGTTCGGCTTCCAGGCCGAGGGCAGCGCGCCCATCGTGCGCGGCGAGGTCGTGCGCGACCCCGAGACGATCGCCAGCGCGATCCGCATCGGCAACCCCGCCTCGTGGGAGCTCGCCCTCGCCGCCCGCGACGACAGCGACGGCTACTTCGGCTCGATCAGCGACGCCGACATCCTCGCCGCCCACCGCATCCTCTCCTCCGAGGTCGGAATCTTCGTCGAGCCGGCGTCGGCGATCAGCGTCGCGGGTCTGCTCGAGCGCAGCGCCGCCGGAGCGATCCCGAAGGACGCGACCGTCGTGCTGACGGTGACCGGCCACGGCCTCAAGGACCCGCAGTGGGCCCTGCGCGCCGCCGACGGCGGGGAGGTCTCGCCGACCGTCGTCGACGTCGACCTCGCGGATGTGGCGGGCCAGCTCGGCCTCGCCGCGAACGCCCCGGCATGA
- the thrB gene encoding homoserine kinase — protein sequence MSIVGRAVAVKTPATTANLGPGFDTLGLALSIYDELEVTAVAEPGVIVEVHGVGEGEVPTDETNLVARSIAHVFADQGQTLPGLRLVARNGIPHGRGMGSSGAAIVAGVMAAKGLLEGVVDLDSRTLLRLATELEGHPDNVAPALFGGLTIAWTSEDGPEFKKLSVHRGVSPLVAVPEQITMSTALARSLQPQSVPHQDAIFNVSRSALLIAALIQSPELLHAATEDRLHQSYRASAMPETDALIRVLRENGLAAVVSGAGPSILVLGSDPAQRLVAAELIERHASTTWRPLMLAVDFRGATVGPLPVAAVA from the coding sequence ATGAGCATCGTCGGCCGCGCCGTCGCGGTGAAGACGCCGGCGACCACCGCGAACCTCGGCCCCGGCTTCGACACCCTCGGCCTCGCCCTGTCGATCTACGACGAGCTCGAGGTCACCGCGGTGGCCGAGCCCGGCGTCATCGTCGAGGTGCACGGCGTCGGCGAGGGCGAGGTGCCCACCGACGAGACCAACCTCGTCGCGCGCTCGATCGCGCACGTCTTCGCCGACCAGGGGCAGACGCTGCCGGGTCTGCGACTCGTGGCGCGCAACGGCATCCCGCATGGCCGCGGCATGGGCAGCTCCGGCGCCGCGATCGTCGCCGGCGTGATGGCCGCGAAGGGTCTGCTCGAGGGCGTCGTCGACCTCGACTCGCGTACCCTGCTGCGTCTCGCGACCGAGCTCGAAGGCCACCCCGACAACGTCGCTCCGGCGCTGTTCGGCGGTCTCACGATCGCCTGGACCTCGGAGGACGGCCCCGAGTTCAAGAAGCTCAGCGTGCACCGGGGCGTCTCGCCGCTCGTCGCCGTGCCCGAGCAGATCACCATGTCGACCGCGCTCGCGCGCAGCCTGCAGCCGCAGTCGGTGCCGCACCAGGACGCGATCTTCAACGTGTCCCGTTCGGCGCTGCTCATCGCCGCGCTCATCCAGAGCCCCGAGCTGCTGCACGCCGCCACCGAGGACCGTCTGCACCAGAGCTACCGCGCCAGCGCGATGCCCGAGACGGATGCTCTCATCCGCGTGCTGCGCGAGAACGGCCTCGCCGCGGTCGTCTCCGGGGCGGGTCCGTCGATCCTCGTGCTCGGCAGCGACCCCGCGCAGCGCCTCGTCGCCGCCGAGCTCATCGAGCGACACGCCAGCACGACCTGGCGTCCGCTCATGCTGGCCGTCGACTTCCGCGGTGCTACAGTGGGACCGCTTCCGGTCGCCGCAGTGGCCTAG
- the rho gene encoding transcription termination factor Rho, with protein sequence MTDITAPLPGDRAALTKLKLAELQAIAAERNVPGAARLRKGELVELLLSSVESADAPAAPSTEAPVAEAPAAVEAPAAEVPAAVEAPVAEAAPATASRARRSRRATASTADVAALATAVESAPAEAPATETAADAAETPAAEAPAVETAAAEGVTPREQTSGRRRRGDRRGADQHVAGGESGTVETTESGAEEASTTAENANDGDNQGREGQGSGRRRGRNRGKGNQNQNGQGGNGQNQGGQNQNGQAKDQGDDAQGGNGPEQQGARDDDQQDGQGGSRRSRYRDRKRGRGQGGDDEPEISDDDVLIPIGGILDVLDNYAFVRTTGYLPGPNDVYVSLGQVKKYNLRKGDAVVGAIRQPNEGDGQSSRQKYNALVKVDLVNGQPVDQVENRVEFGDLTPIYPNERLRLETEPGKLSTRIIDLVAPIGKGQRGLIVAPPKAGKTLILQAIAKAIAVNNPETHIMVVLVDERPEEVTDMQRSVRGEVIASTFDRPAEDHTTVAELAIERAKRLVELGNDVVVLLDSITRLGRAYNLASPASGRVLSGGVDASALYPPKRFFGAARNIEGGGSLTILATALVETGSKMDEVIFEEFKGTGNMELRLSRQLADKRIFPAVDIYASSTRREEELLSADEVKITWRLRRALAGLELQQQLEVVLGKLKETSSNTEFLVQIQNSLPAGGHQGGAAHKE encoded by the coding sequence GTGACTGACATCACTGCACCCCTGCCCGGCGACCGCGCCGCGCTGACCAAGCTGAAGCTCGCCGAGCTGCAGGCCATCGCCGCCGAGCGCAACGTGCCCGGCGCCGCGCGCCTGCGCAAGGGCGAGCTCGTCGAGCTGCTGCTCAGCTCGGTGGAGAGCGCCGACGCTCCCGCCGCGCCGAGCACCGAGGCGCCCGTCGCCGAGGCTCCGGCTGCCGTCGAGGCGCCCGCCGCCGAGGTTCCGGCCGCTGTCGAGGCGCCCGTCGCCGAGGCCGCGCCGGCCACCGCGAGCCGCGCCCGCCGCTCGCGTCGTGCCACCGCATCCACCGCCGACGTCGCCGCGCTGGCGACCGCCGTCGAGAGCGCCCCCGCCGAGGCCCCCGCGACCGAGACCGCCGCCGACGCCGCCGAGACCCCGGCCGCGGAGGCTCCCGCCGTGGAGACCGCCGCTGCCGAGGGCGTGACCCCGCGCGAGCAGACCTCGGGTCGTCGTCGCCGGGGCGACCGCCGCGGCGCCGACCAGCACGTCGCCGGCGGTGAGTCCGGCACCGTCGAGACGACCGAGTCGGGCGCCGAGGAGGCGTCGACCACTGCCGAGAACGCCAACGACGGCGACAACCAGGGCCGCGAGGGCCAGGGTTCGGGCCGTCGCCGTGGACGCAACCGCGGCAAGGGCAACCAGAACCAGAACGGCCAGGGCGGCAACGGCCAGAACCAGGGCGGCCAGAACCAGAACGGCCAGGCCAAGGACCAGGGCGACGACGCCCAGGGCGGCAACGGCCCCGAGCAGCAGGGCGCCCGCGACGACGACCAGCAGGACGGCCAGGGCGGCAGCCGTCGCAGCCGCTACCGCGACCGCAAGCGCGGCCGCGGCCAGGGGGGCGACGACGAGCCCGAGATCAGCGATGACGACGTGCTCATCCCGATCGGCGGCATCCTCGACGTGCTCGACAACTACGCCTTCGTGCGCACCACCGGCTACCTGCCCGGCCCGAACGACGTCTACGTCTCGCTCGGCCAGGTCAAGAAGTACAACCTGCGCAAGGGCGACGCCGTCGTCGGCGCCATCCGCCAGCCGAACGAGGGCGACGGCCAGAGCAGCCGCCAGAAGTACAACGCGCTCGTCAAGGTCGACCTGGTCAACGGCCAGCCCGTCGACCAGGTCGAGAACCGCGTCGAATTCGGCGACCTGACCCCGATCTACCCCAACGAGCGCCTGCGTCTCGAGACGGAGCCCGGCAAGCTGTCGACCCGCATCATCGACCTCGTCGCGCCGATCGGCAAGGGCCAGCGCGGCCTCATCGTCGCGCCGCCGAAGGCCGGCAAGACGCTCATCCTGCAGGCCATCGCCAAGGCGATCGCGGTCAACAACCCCGAGACCCACATCATGGTCGTGCTCGTCGACGAGCGCCCCGAAGAGGTCACCGACATGCAGCGCTCCGTGCGCGGCGAGGTCATCGCCTCGACCTTCGACCGCCCGGCCGAAGACCACACCACGGTCGCCGAGCTCGCGATCGAGCGCGCCAAGCGCCTCGTCGAGCTGGGCAACGACGTCGTCGTGCTGCTCGACTCGATCACGCGCCTCGGCCGCGCCTACAACCTGGCCTCGCCGGCCAGCGGCCGCGTGCTCTCCGGCGGCGTCGACGCCTCGGCGCTCTACCCGCCGAAGCGCTTCTTCGGCGCCGCGCGCAACATCGAGGGCGGCGGCTCGCTGACCATCCTCGCGACCGCGCTCGTCGAGACCGGCTCGAAGATGGACGAGGTGATCTTCGAGGAGTTCAAGGGCACCGGCAACATGGAGCTGCGCCTCTCGCGTCAGCTCGCCGACAAGCGCATCTTCCCGGCGGTCGACATCTACGCGTCGAGCACCCGCCGCGAGGAGGAGCTGCTCAGCGCCGACGAGGTCAAGATCACCTGGCGCCTGCGTCGTGCGCTGGCCGGTCTCGAGCTGCAGCAGCAGCTCGAGGTCGTGCTCGGCAAGCTCAAGGAGACGTCGTCGAACACCGAGTTCCTGGTTCAGATCCAGAACTCGCTCCCGGCGGGCGGCCACCAGGGCGGCGCCGCGCACAAGGAGTAA
- the prfA gene encoding peptide chain release factor 1: MFESVAALRAEHDQLQEQLADPALHADAARAKKVNRRYAELSQIVHAHSAWTQLGDDLEAARELAKEDEAFAEEVPALEEQLAAAQEKLRRLLIPRDPDDGRDVIMEIKGGEGGEESALFAADLLRMYVHYAESRGWKTELLERTESDLGGYKDVQVAIKSTATDPAQGVWASLKYEGGVHRVQRVPATESQGRIHTSTTGVLVFPEVDEPEELEISQNDLKIDVFRSSGPGGQSVNTTDSAVRITHVPTGIVVSMQNEKSQLQNREAGMRVLRARLLARQQEELAAAASDARKTQIRTMDRSERIRTYNFPENRIADHRTGYKAYNLDAVMNGAIGPVIESLISADEEAQLADLGDTAS; encoded by the coding sequence GTGTTCGAGTCCGTCGCCGCGCTGCGGGCCGAGCACGATCAGCTGCAGGAGCAGTTGGCCGACCCGGCCCTGCACGCGGATGCCGCGCGCGCGAAGAAGGTCAACCGGCGCTATGCCGAGTTGAGCCAGATCGTGCACGCCCACTCCGCGTGGACGCAGCTCGGCGACGACCTCGAGGCCGCGCGCGAGCTGGCCAAGGAGGACGAGGCCTTCGCCGAGGAGGTGCCGGCGCTCGAGGAGCAGCTGGCCGCCGCCCAGGAGAAGCTGCGCCGACTGCTGATCCCGCGCGACCCGGACGACGGGCGCGACGTGATCATGGAGATCAAGGGCGGCGAGGGCGGCGAGGAGTCGGCGCTGTTCGCGGCCGACCTGCTGCGCATGTACGTGCACTACGCCGAGTCCCGCGGCTGGAAGACCGAGCTGCTGGAGCGCACCGAGAGCGATCTCGGCGGCTACAAGGACGTGCAGGTCGCGATCAAGTCGACCGCGACCGACCCGGCGCAGGGTGTCTGGGCGAGCCTCAAGTACGAGGGCGGCGTGCACCGTGTGCAGCGCGTTCCGGCGACCGAGTCGCAGGGCCGCATCCACACCTCGACGACGGGCGTGCTCGTCTTCCCCGAGGTGGATGAGCCCGAAGAGCTCGAGATCAGCCAGAACGATCTGAAGATCGACGTGTTCCGCTCGTCGGGCCCCGGCGGTCAGAGCGTCAACACGACCGACTCGGCCGTGCGCATCACGCACGTGCCGACCGGCATCGTCGTGTCGATGCAGAACGAGAAGAGCCAGCTGCAGAACCGCGAGGCGGGGATGCGCGTGCTGCGTGCGCGCCTGCTCGCGCGTCAGCAGGAGGAGCTCGCGGCGGCGGCCTCGGATGCGCGCAAGACGCAGATCCGCACCATGGACCGCTCGGAGCGCATCCGCACGTACAACTTCCCCGAGAACCGCATCGCCGATCACCGCACGGGCTACAAGGCCTACAACCTCGACGCCGTCATGAACGGCGCGATCGGCCCGGTCATCGAGTCGCTGATCTCCGCCGACGAGGAGGCCCAGCTGGCCGACCTCGGCGACACCGCGTCGTGA
- the prmC gene encoding peptide chain release factor N(5)-glutamine methyltransferase — protein sequence MPRTVAELRGEAVRVLTAAHIPTPEADAELLIGHVLGLSRGQIQAKVATGAGVDAEQRLQVVELVERRAAREPLQHITGRAPFRMLELAVGPGVFVPRPETETVAQIAIDALRAVPTPEPVGIDLGTGSGAIAIALATEVPHARVIAVENSPQAFTWTTQNVRESGADNLRLVFADLAVAVPELDGLVDVVVSNPPYIPAAAVPRDPEVRLYDPPAALYGGEDGLDVVRALSQRALALLRPGGTLVLEHGELQGAEIRELLTADGWRAAATSSDLLGRDRATTALR from the coding sequence ATGCCGCGCACGGTGGCAGAGCTGCGTGGCGAGGCGGTGCGCGTGCTGACGGCCGCGCACATCCCGACGCCCGAGGCGGATGCCGAGCTGCTGATCGGGCACGTGCTCGGCCTGAGTCGCGGTCAGATCCAGGCGAAGGTCGCGACCGGCGCCGGCGTGGATGCGGAGCAGCGCCTTCAGGTCGTCGAGCTGGTCGAGCGCCGCGCGGCTCGCGAGCCCCTGCAGCACATCACCGGACGCGCCCCGTTCCGCATGCTGGAGCTGGCGGTCGGACCGGGGGTGTTCGTGCCGCGACCGGAGACGGAGACGGTCGCGCAGATCGCGATCGACGCGCTGCGCGCCGTGCCCACGCCGGAGCCGGTCGGCATCGACCTCGGCACCGGCAGCGGCGCCATCGCGATCGCACTGGCCACCGAGGTTCCCCACGCGCGCGTCATCGCGGTCGAGAACTCGCCGCAGGCTTTCACCTGGACGACGCAGAACGTGCGTGAGAGCGGCGCCGACAACCTGCGCCTCGTCTTCGCCGATCTCGCCGTCGCCGTGCCGGAGCTCGACGGGCTCGTCGACGTCGTCGTCTCGAACCCTCCGTACATCCCGGCCGCCGCGGTGCCGCGCGACCCCGAGGTGCGTCTCTACGACCCGCCGGCCGCGCTCTACGGGGGAGAGGACGGCCTCGACGTCGTGCGCGCCCTCTCGCAGCGCGCGCTTGCGCTCTTGCGTCCGGGGGGCACGCTCGTGCTCGAGCACGGCGAGCTGCAGGGCGCCGAGATCCGCGAGCTGCTCACGGCCGACGGCTGGCGCGCCGCGGCGACGTCGAGCGATCTGCTCGGCCGCGACCGCGCGACGACCGCACTGCGCTGA
- a CDS encoding HAD family hydrolase: MTLLFAFDMDEVIYDYDWRRRMAGLSTLTGLPVDELRARWWTHPEGEMKAEAGGWRTGDEYLAAVNSTLGIDVPGDAWLAARRDAMAPRPAVIAAIERAKQLGEVTMLTNNGAFIGENLHRLVPEVAELFGDGLRATAYYGARKPDPAVFRALLAAYDRAPEDVFFADDLTENVAGAASVGITAHHYTDAERLLEAIEDFASARV, encoded by the coding sequence GTGACTCTGCTCTTCGCCTTCGACATGGACGAGGTCATCTACGACTACGACTGGCGACGCCGGATGGCGGGCCTCAGCACGCTGACCGGGCTTCCGGTCGACGAGCTGCGCGCACGGTGGTGGACGCATCCCGAGGGCGAGATGAAGGCCGAGGCCGGCGGCTGGCGCACCGGCGACGAGTACCTCGCCGCCGTCAACTCCACGCTCGGCATCGACGTGCCGGGTGATGCCTGGCTGGCAGCGCGACGCGACGCGATGGCGCCGCGCCCCGCCGTCATCGCGGCGATCGAGCGGGCGAAGCAGCTCGGCGAGGTGACGATGCTCACCAACAACGGCGCGTTCATCGGCGAGAACCTGCACCGCCTCGTGCCCGAGGTCGCCGAGCTGTTCGGCGACGGCCTGCGCGCCACCGCCTACTACGGCGCCCGCAAACCCGACCCAGCCGTGTTCCGCGCCCTGCTCGCGGCCTACGACCGCGCCCCCGAGGACGTGTTCTTCGCCGACGACCTGACCGAGAACGTGGCCGGCGCCGCCTCCGTCGGGATCACGGCTCACCACTACACGGATGCCGAGCGACTGCTCGAGGCGATCGAGGACTTCGCGAGCGCTCGGGTCTGA